The following coding sequences are from one Archaeoglobaceae archaeon window:
- the hisI gene encoding phosphoribosyl-AMP cyclohydrolase, producing MDLSKLKFKDGLIPVIAQDVHTKEVLMLAYANELAIQKSLETGFAHYWSRSRNELWMKGESSGNTQRLVEIRVDCDCDALLYVVEQKGNACHTGNRTCFFRRIEDEDCS from the coding sequence ATGGATCTATCAAAGCTAAAATTTAAGGACGGCCTGATTCCAGTGATCGCCCAGGACGTGCACACCAAAGAAGTGTTGATGCTTGCTTATGCGAATGAACTTGCGATTCAAAAAAGTCTTGAAACCGGTTTTGCTCACTACTGGAGCAGGAGCAGGAATGAGCTATGGATGAAAGGAGAAAGCAGTGGGAATACTCAAAGGCTGGTTGAAATAAGGGTTGATTGCGATTGCGACGCTCTGCTATATGTTGTAGAGCAGAAGGGAAACGCCTGTCATACTGGAAATAGAACTTGTTTCTTCAGGAGGATTGAAGATGAGGATTGTTCCTGA
- a CDS encoding ATP-binding protein translates to MKCKKCGKKAVANLRAYRIVLCADCYLEFYKRLVERSIKKFKIFREDDKILLAVSGGKDSSAMASVLKDIGFEFEMLYIDLGIGEYSEESKEKVKRLAEMLSAKLNVVELKDYGFTIPEVRGRICSVCGTAKRYIMNRFARENGFSVVATGHTAEDIASFYLKNIAGNQQAFAEKLLPRIEPFNAKVVARARPLFEISEKENMLYAIIKGLPFKSEECPYAPKPEWKEIVYDIELKKPGFVKNFVRGLTVGVKKSLETRYCSICGEISSGEICSFCKIRSRFSKSM, encoded by the coding sequence ATGAAATGCAAGAAGTGCGGTAAAAAAGCGGTAGCAAATCTTAGAGCTTACAGAATCGTCTTGTGTGCGGATTGCTATTTAGAATTTTACAAAAGACTGGTCGAAAGATCTATAAAGAAGTTTAAAATTTTTAGAGAAGATGATAAAATTCTTTTGGCAGTATCTGGTGGCAAAGACAGCTCTGCAATGGCTTCTGTTCTCAAAGATATCGGTTTTGAGTTTGAAATGTTATACATAGATCTTGGAATTGGTGAATATTCTGAAGAGTCTAAGGAAAAGGTGAAAAGACTCGCTGAAATGCTTTCAGCAAAGCTTAACGTTGTTGAACTAAAAGATTACGGCTTTACGATTCCAGAAGTAAGGGGAAGGATTTGCTCTGTTTGCGGAACCGCAAAAAGATACATTATGAACAGATTTGCAAGGGAAAATGGCTTCAGTGTAGTTGCCACAGGACACACCGCTGAGGACATAGCTTCTTTTTATCTTAAAAACATCGCTGGTAATCAGCAGGCTTTTGCCGAAAAGCTTTTGCCGAGAATAGAGCCTTTCAATGCGAAGGTTGTTGCAAGGGCAAGACCGCTGTTCGAGATCAGTGAGAAGGAGAACATGCTTTACGCAATAATTAAAGGTCTTCCATTTAAGTCGGAAGAGTGCCCATATGCTCCGAAGCCAGAGTGGAAGGAGATCGTTTATGATATTGAACTAAAAAAACCTGGTTTTGTGAAGAATTTCGTTAGAGGTCTAACGGTTGGGGTTAAGAAATCACTGGAGACCAGATATTGCTCAATATGCGGTGAAATTTCAAGTGGTGAGATCTGCTCTTTCTGTAAAATTAGGAGCAGGTTTTCAAAATCCATGTAA
- a CDS encoding site-2 protease family protein, with protein sequence MLWLLVIFLAYWTLLEVLNKTGTLQKYGMKNYGPILMIRTVRGLNTVEKISRAKRFWRLFSDLGLPVVFFGMGFMVVLVLLADYVMIVSPPEPSELTSPQAALLIPGVNPFIPLVWGIIGLIVTLVVHELSHAILCRVEGIKVKSLGLILALVPIGAFAEPDEAELSDKKTKKISRIRVFSAGVISNFVVALIAFLAFFQGLSLLNPTISVVDDNGKFIGKVVELNGVEVKGEFASLIKPDVNTVILENESGRHTITFIGVEGVKISGIYREANKTYPAELAGLKGGMMITKIDGVPVSNPLDFNREMQKKKPEQSISVEVYDVETKEFKIFNLTLVDKNGRAFMGIYVGQLKCIGGINFYDSKKIVDDLRGIPTSLKEPVGWFLVISLPFAFQGFTGIENLFDNQPYIFWVLNSLYWVAWINFWVGLFNCLPAIPLDGGRVFHEIFSALLSRRFGERAEKISIQIAKLFAVFIFLSLALMILIPNLKLLGI encoded by the coding sequence ATGCTCTGGTTACTTGTTATCTTTCTGGCATACTGGACACTACTTGAAGTCTTGAACAAAACTGGAACTCTGCAAAAGTATGGAATGAAAAATTATGGGCCAATTTTGATGATAAGAACAGTCAGAGGACTAAATACTGTTGAAAAAATTTCAAGGGCAAAAAGGTTCTGGAGACTTTTTTCGGATCTCGGCTTACCCGTTGTCTTCTTTGGAATGGGTTTCATGGTAGTCCTTGTTCTCCTTGCAGATTATGTGATGATTGTATCTCCACCAGAACCCTCAGAATTAACAAGCCCTCAGGCGGCTCTGCTGATACCCGGTGTAAATCCGTTCATTCCACTCGTATGGGGAATAATTGGACTCATAGTTACCCTTGTTGTCCACGAGTTAAGCCATGCAATACTTTGCAGAGTCGAAGGAATAAAGGTAAAATCTCTTGGATTGATCTTGGCTTTGGTTCCAATTGGAGCATTTGCTGAACCGGATGAAGCGGAACTATCTGACAAGAAAACGAAGAAAATTTCAAGAATCAGAGTCTTCTCAGCAGGTGTTATCAGCAACTTTGTAGTGGCTTTAATAGCATTTTTAGCTTTCTTTCAGGGTTTATCTCTATTGAATCCTACTATTAGCGTAGTGGATGATAATGGAAAGTTCATCGGAAAAGTTGTGGAATTGAATGGCGTTGAAGTTAAAGGCGAATTTGCTTCGCTAATAAAACCCGATGTGAACACCGTAATTCTTGAAAATGAATCTGGGAGACATACAATTACTTTTATTGGTGTGGAGGGAGTAAAGATATCTGGAATTTATAGAGAAGCCAATAAGACATATCCAGCAGAACTTGCCGGTTTAAAGGGAGGAATGATGATCACAAAAATAGATGGTGTTCCTGTGAGCAATCCATTGGATTTCAACAGAGAAATGCAGAAGAAAAAGCCCGAGCAGAGTATTTCGGTTGAGGTTTACGATGTAGAAACGAAAGAGTTTAAGATCTTCAATCTGACGCTTGTGGACAAGAATGGAAGGGCATTTATGGGGATCTACGTTGGTCAGTTAAAATGTATAGGAGGGATAAACTTTTACGATTCTAAGAAAATTGTTGACGATCTCAGGGGAATTCCGACATCTCTAAAAGAACCAGTAGGCTGGTTTTTGGTCATCTCCTTGCCATTTGCTTTTCAGGGATTCACGGGAATTGAGAATCTCTTTGATAATCAGCCTTACATCTTCTGGGTTCTCAACTCCTTATATTGGGTTGCTTGGATAAATTTCTGGGTAGGACTCTTCAACTGTCTTCCCGCAATTCCACTCGATGGTGGCAGAGTGTTTCATGAAATTTTTTCAGCGTTGCTTTCAAGAAGATTTGGTGAGAGAGCAGAAAAGATCTCAATACAGATCGCAAAGCTCTTTGCTGTCTTCATTTTCTTATCTCTGGCGTTGATGATTTTGATTCCAAACTTAAAACTACTGGGCATATGA
- a CDS encoding 30S ribosomal protein S27e, protein MRTRSKFIRVKCPDCEHEQIIFDHPSTLVKCLICGRTIAKPSGGKGEILAEVVKEYT, encoded by the coding sequence ATGCGAACAAGGAGCAAGTTCATTCGCGTGAAGTGTCCTGACTGTGAACATGAGCAAATAATCTTCGATCACCCTTCCACACTTGTAAAGTGTTTGATCTGTGGCAGAACAATTGCAAAGCCTTCTGGAGGAAAAGGCGAAATACTTGCAGAAGTTGTAAAGGAATATACTTGA
- a CDS encoding 50S ribosomal protein L44e, translating to MKYPKKVMTYCRFCRKHTLHEVEKVGKGKPSQLKWINRQKRRRGKVGNLGKFSKVPGGDKPTKRVNIRFRCTVCKKAHTRPTWRVKRFELIER from the coding sequence ATGAAGTATCCAAAGAAAGTAATGACCTACTGTAGGTTCTGCAGGAAGCACACTCTTCATGAAGTCGAGAAAGTGGGTAAAGGGAAACCAAGTCAACTCAAGTGGATTAATCGACAGAAACGCAGAAGAGGAAAGGTTGGAAACCTCGGAAAGTTTAGTAAGGTCCCCGGAGGAGATAAACCGACAAAAAGGGTAAACATAAGGTTCAGATGTACAGTATGCAAGAAAGCCCACACGAGACCGACGTGGAGGGTAAAGAGATTCGAGCTTATAGAGAGGTGA
- the rlmB gene encoding 23S rRNA (guanosine(2251)-2'-O)-methyltransferase RlmB, with the protein MLHLSHPGEKHDPGSVGGATICGFMRICGVNSVLEALKSGRVIKIYYNSENPKIIEIVEIARKMKIPVYRAKVPEKICAEISPIRYANLEEIAKKAIAENSFILVLDNVNDPQNLGACIRTAEFFGCAGVVIKRRRAVQITEGVVRASMGAVFHIRIAAEENLPNAIRKLKQYGLFVIGADLDGKDVREISLKPPVVIVVGGEDKGISKGVKKLCDEVVRISGIGKVNSLNLSVASAIIMFEVFKSSNLSNV; encoded by the coding sequence ATGCTCCACCTCTCACACCCGGGTGAAAAGCATGATCCTGGGTCGGTTGGTGGAGCAACAATATGTGGTTTTATGAGAATCTGCGGTGTGAACAGCGTTTTGGAAGCGTTGAAGTCCGGAAGGGTAATTAAGATCTACTATAACTCAGAGAATCCAAAGATTATCGAGATCGTGGAGATTGCCAGAAAAATGAAGATTCCTGTTTACAGAGCAAAAGTTCCAGAGAAGATCTGTGCAGAAATTAGCCCTATAAGGTATGCAAATCTTGAAGAAATAGCAAAAAAAGCTATAGCTGAAAATAGTTTTATACTTGTGCTTGATAATGTCAATGATCCTCAAAATCTTGGAGCATGTATAAGGACCGCTGAATTTTTTGGCTGTGCAGGGGTAGTTATAAAGAGAAGGAGGGCTGTTCAAATAACCGAGGGTGTTGTTAGAGCCTCAATGGGGGCGGTTTTTCATATTAGAATAGCAGCTGAAGAAAATCTGCCAAATGCAATAAGGAAATTAAAGCAATACGGTCTCTTTGTTATTGGGGCAGATCTTGATGGAAAAGACGTTAGAGAGATTTCATTGAAACCCCCGGTGGTTATCGTAGTAGGTGGTGAGGACAAAGGAATCTCAAAAGGAGTAAAGAAGCTATGTGATGAAGTTGTCCGTATTTCGGGAATAGGAAAAGTAAACTCACTCAATTTATCGGTTGCAAGTGCTATTATAATGTTTGAAGTATTTAAATCATCAAATTTAAGTAATGTTTAA
- a CDS encoding MBL fold metallo-hydrolase, with protein sequence MEIETLKIELPLGNPEFVYVYLIDSEVLIDGGFCSQESADKIAELEPKYALITHHHVDHLGYIFFSEVDAFFHPIEKSLIYIYETPWVFVEKQYAICERYGIPKEYVKPLEVLSYLKLRLRAKVGDITKDILGFKALHVPGHSPGHMCFYRDNVLFSGDAILSDTTPNLSYYPEFPYGLKDYLNALERLKELEVEVVYPAHERKIYDLSDRIDYLIQHYRQRTAEVLELIGGKPMTLEEIAKSIKWSHGDYRRLNSFDKYLALLETLSYLRFLKEEGKAKETETIPARFCKI encoded by the coding sequence ATGGAGATCGAGACCCTAAAAATAGAGTTGCCCCTTGGCAACCCTGAATTCGTTTATGTTTATCTCATCGACTCTGAAGTGTTGATAGATGGCGGATTTTGCTCTCAGGAGAGTGCTGATAAGATTGCGGAACTTGAACCGAAATACGCGCTGATTACACACCACCATGTAGATCACCTTGGATATATTTTCTTTTCAGAAGTTGATGCGTTCTTTCACCCGATTGAGAAGTCATTGATCTACATCTACGAGACTCCATGGGTTTTTGTTGAAAAGCAATACGCCATATGCGAGAGATATGGAATACCCAAAGAATACGTGAAACCTCTTGAAGTTCTTTCATATCTCAAGTTGCGTCTTCGGGCAAAAGTCGGGGATATAACAAAGGATATTCTCGGATTTAAGGCTCTCCACGTTCCCGGACACTCTCCGGGGCATATGTGCTTCTACCGAGATAACGTCCTCTTCTCTGGGGATGCAATTCTCAGCGATACGACGCCGAATTTGAGCTATTATCCCGAATTCCCTTATGGTCTTAAAGACTATCTAAACGCTCTTGAAAGGCTCAAGGAACTGGAAGTTGAGGTCGTTTATCCCGCTCACGAGAGAAAGATATACGACTTGTCAGACAGGATTGACTACTTAATCCAGCATTACCGCCAGAGAACCGCAGAAGTTCTCGAACTGATAGGGGGCAAACCGATGACCTTGGAAGAAATAGCCAAAAGTATTAAGTGGAGCCATGGAGATTATAGGCGGCTTAACAGTTTCGACAAATATCTCGCTTTACTTGAAACTCTGTCTTATTTGAGATTTCTGAAAGAAGAGGGAAAAGCTAAGGAGACAGAAACTATCCCAGCAAGATTTTGCAAAATTTAG
- a CDS encoding PAS domain S-box protein: MFDERGNLKMSVLFMEDITEKKIAEEKLKEAYELYDNVWENSNDILVYHDFREGYVKMNRKAREIVGYEVGSKISLSELFDSKYQEIAKSKMQEVLNTKKATEPFELLLRSKDGKEIWIEVVASPVLKDGEIVGMHVIARDITEKKKLIEQLERNMLAMAHLVDKIKNPLTVARAFCELHEKVGDEGIEKAIQEIDVVIDLLRDLDKAWVESERLRNLLFGRKI, translated from the coding sequence ATTTTCGATGAAAGAGGGAATTTAAAAATGTCTGTTCTGTTCATGGAAGACATTACAGAGAAAAAGATCGCTGAAGAGAAGCTAAAGGAAGCCTATGAGCTCTACGATAACGTTTGGGAGAACTCCAATGATATCTTGGTGTATCACGATTTTAGAGAAGGCTATGTGAAAATGAACAGGAAGGCTCGAGAAATTGTTGGTTATGAAGTTGGCTCAAAAATCTCCTTATCAGAACTCTTTGATTCAAAATATCAAGAAATTGCTAAAAGCAAAATGCAGGAAGTTTTGAACACTAAAAAAGCAACAGAACCTTTTGAACTTCTATTAAGATCGAAAGACGGTAAAGAGATTTGGATCGAGGTTGTTGCTTCTCCAGTATTGAAGGATGGGGAAATCGTTGGGATGCATGTTATTGCGAGGGATATCACCGAGAAAAAGAAACTGATAGAGCAGCTCGAAAGAAACATGTTGGCAATGGCTCATCTGGTGGATAAGATAAAGAATCCTCTAACTGTGGCAAGAGCATTCTGCGAACTCCATGAGAAAGTTGGGGATGAGGGCATTGAAAAGGCAATTCAGGAAATAGACGTCGTTATAGACCTTCTTCGAGATCTTGACAAAGCATGGGTTGAATCGGAAAGACTTCGAAATCTGCTTTTTGGAAGAAAAATCTAA
- a CDS encoding transporter substrate-binding domain-containing protein, whose protein sequence is MRYLVVLLLILIPQVLALELRVGVYDNPPLVSQEGLNYEGLYIDLIEHIADKEGWKIVYVYDHFPNLIKKLENGEIDLMTAIAFTEERARLFNFTNETVISNWGVIVAKQTYDSILELHGLKVAGVKADVYTEGFKKISKDFELSCEIIEIDGDYKQVFEAVRDGYADVGIVSRIYGSFYAKDYGLETTNIIFSPISLKFASKNRELLSVIDRHLAEMKADSNSVYYRSLDKWFGVKPEFISSWLYQVIAIGAIIFIALLIGNVYLGREIRKRTEKIAEEEKFLRAIFDVTPEGICVIDPNMKIISINKTLEKWFGKEQSIVGKKCFEIFQNRASQCENCPSIKAMKSRKVEKAVIATPQVIRFIGLKSLAVLFSMKEGI, encoded by the coding sequence ATGAGATATCTCGTAGTTTTACTGCTAATTCTTATACCGCAGGTTCTTGCATTAGAGCTGAGAGTAGGCGTTTATGATAACCCTCCGCTCGTGAGTCAAGAAGGTCTGAATTACGAAGGTCTATACATAGATCTGATTGAACATATTGCAGATAAGGAAGGCTGGAAAATTGTTTATGTATACGATCACTTTCCAAACTTAATAAAAAAGCTTGAAAATGGCGAGATCGATCTGATGACTGCAATAGCTTTCACTGAAGAGAGAGCGAGGCTTTTTAACTTTACAAACGAGACGGTTATCTCAAACTGGGGGGTGATTGTTGCAAAGCAGACATATGATTCGATTTTAGAGCTCCATGGGCTTAAGGTTGCAGGGGTTAAGGCAGACGTATATACGGAGGGTTTTAAGAAAATCTCAAAAGATTTCGAGCTGAGTTGCGAGATAATAGAGATAGATGGAGATTATAAGCAAGTTTTTGAAGCGGTTAGAGATGGCTACGCTGATGTAGGAATAGTTTCAAGAATCTATGGCTCCTTCTATGCTAAAGACTATGGTTTAGAGACTACAAATATAATATTTTCGCCCATAAGTCTGAAGTTCGCCTCCAAAAACAGAGAATTGCTCTCGGTCATAGACAGACACTTGGCAGAAATGAAAGCGGACAGCAACTCTGTTTACTACCGCTCACTTGATAAGTGGTTCGGTGTAAAACCAGAATTTATCTCAAGCTGGTTGTATCAGGTAATTGCTATCGGGGCTATTATTTTTATTGCTCTATTGATTGGCAATGTCTACCTCGGCAGAGAGATCAGAAAAAGAACTGAAAAAATTGCGGAAGAGGAGAAATTTTTGAGAGCGATTTTTGATGTCACTCCTGAGGGTATTTGTGTCATAGATCCAAACATGAAAATCATTTCTATTAATAAAACGCTTGAAAAATGGTTTGGGAAGGAGCAATCAATCGTTGGCAAGAAATGCTTTGAAATTTTCCAAAACCGTGCCTCTCAATGTGAAAACTGCCCATCGATTAAAGCTATGAAAAGCAGAAAAGTTGAGAAGGCAGTAATTGCCACCCCCCAGGTCATCAGGTTTATTGGCTTGAAGTCTTTAGCAGTCCTATTTTCGATGAAAGAGGGAATTTAA
- a CDS encoding DUF2703 domain-containing protein, translating into MNSKCCGRSENFLTITWQRLIEDGKTCSRCESTEIEILKAVSTLREILRPFGIKVLLEKKEISAEQFKKDPLSSNQILINGLPLEDWLNAKLGHTPCCDLCAPYECRTLEIGGKIFEVPTADLIVQAGIEAVKDSIRSCC; encoded by the coding sequence ATGAATTCGAAATGCTGTGGAAGATCCGAAAATTTTCTTACGATTACGTGGCAAAGGCTAATCGAAGATGGAAAGACCTGCAGTAGATGTGAGTCCACTGAAATCGAGATTCTAAAGGCGGTTTCAACTTTAAGAGAAATCCTGAGACCATTTGGCATTAAAGTTCTGCTTGAAAAAAAGGAGATTTCTGCAGAGCAGTTCAAAAAAGATCCGCTGAGTTCAAATCAGATTCTTATAAACGGTCTTCCTCTCGAGGACTGGCTCAACGCAAAGCTCGGACATACTCCTTGCTGTGATCTCTGTGCCCCGTATGAGTGCAGAACTCTCGAGATCGGCGGCAAGATTTTTGAAGTCCCCACTGCTGATCTGATCGTTCAGGCGGGAATTGAGGCAGTTAAGGATAGTATTAGGAGCTGTTGCTAA
- a CDS encoding aspartate aminotransferase family protein: MDWIEKEKKLIPQVYKRQNVVFERGEGCYLYDLNGKKYLDLVAGIACIAIGHSHPEFVSRVCEQLKKLVHVSNLYYTTPQIALAEKLQKLTGMDRFFFCNSGTEAMEASLKFARKATGKKKFVAFKNAFHGRTMGALSVTYKEKFRKAFEPLIQPVEFANFNDIADLEKKVDRETSAVILELIQGEAGVYPAEKEFVKAIFELKEKHGFLVIFDEVQTGFGRTGRWFAKEHYGFEPDIMAMAKAMGSGFPIGCSAIKEEVAEKLEKGDHGSTFGGNPLACTASLATIEIMEKYKLVENAEKMGDYFMKRLKELYSEVRGKGLMIGFKVSNAEDLVKKALEKGLILNATSEENIRLVPPLVIGKEEIDLAIEILSGLG, from the coding sequence ATGGATTGGATTGAGAAGGAGAAGAAGCTAATTCCTCAGGTTTATAAAAGGCAAAACGTTGTCTTTGAGCGTGGAGAAGGTTGCTATCTCTACGATCTCAATGGTAAAAAGTATTTGGATCTCGTAGCGGGAATTGCATGCATTGCCATTGGCCATTCCCATCCAGAATTTGTTTCAAGGGTTTGTGAGCAGTTGAAGAAGCTTGTCCATGTTTCAAACCTTTACTACACTACTCCACAGATCGCATTGGCTGAAAAGCTTCAAAAGCTAACGGGCATGGACAGATTCTTCTTCTGCAACAGCGGAACAGAGGCGATGGAAGCCTCGCTAAAATTTGCAAGAAAGGCAACGGGCAAGAAGAAATTTGTCGCATTCAAAAACGCCTTCCACGGCAGAACCATGGGCGCTCTTTCAGTCACATACAAGGAAAAGTTCAGAAAAGCCTTCGAGCCTCTAATTCAGCCAGTCGAATTTGCGAACTTCAACGATATCGCCGATCTCGAGAAAAAAGTTGACAGAGAGACTTCTGCGGTAATTCTTGAGCTGATCCAAGGCGAGGCTGGAGTTTATCCCGCGGAGAAGGAATTCGTGAAGGCGATATTTGAGCTTAAGGAAAAACACGGTTTCCTTGTGATCTTCGACGAAGTTCAGACAGGCTTTGGGAGAACTGGAAGATGGTTCGCAAAAGAGCATTACGGCTTTGAGCCAGACATAATGGCGATGGCCAAGGCAATGGGCTCAGGATTTCCAATTGGGTGCTCAGCAATAAAAGAAGAAGTTGCAGAAAAGCTTGAAAAGGGCGACCATGGCTCAACCTTTGGCGGAAACCCATTGGCATGCACCGCTTCGCTTGCAACGATCGAGATCATGGAGAAATACAAGCTTGTGGAGAATGCGGAAAAAATGGGCGATTACTTCATGAAAAGGCTGAAAGAGCTTTACAGCGAAGTCAGAGGCAAAGGGCTCATGATCGGCTTTAAAGTTTCGAACGCCGAAGATCTCGTTAAGAAAGCACTTGAAAAGGGGCTAATTTTGAATGCAACGTCCGAAGAGAACATAAGGCTCGTTCCACCGCTCGTAATTGGAAAAGAAGAGATAGATCTTGCAATAGAAATTCTTTCAGGTCTCGGTTAG
- a CDS encoding cofactor-independent phosphoglycerate mutase, translating to MKFLVLIPDGMADWRIEKLGNRTPLEVAEKPNLDFIAKEGSCGSALTVPKGFEPGSDVANLTILGVDVRKYYTGRGPIEALASGIKANLVFRCNLVRVSDVMLDYAGGRITDEEAKRVIEHLNSNKKHDFVKFYPGRSYRNLLAINRDFENDVKTYAPHDIQGKKISDFMPKGGKLAELLCELMEWSKEVLPAVTDKANMIWLWGGGKIPNFPKFSASFGLRGAMISEVDLLKGIANGLGFEFVEVEGLTGYIDTNYRGLVKATLKSLEKFDFVALHTEGIDEVSHEGDLEGKIEAIEIYDEKIVGKILDKADLDELKILLLPDHPTPIELRTHVAENVPFAIYGYEKDDVKTFSEFACAKGRYGSIDGLKLMDLFLRREKT from the coding sequence ATGAAATTCCTTGTTTTAATCCCCGACGGAATGGCAGACTGGAGAATCGAAAAGCTTGGCAACAGAACTCCGCTGGAAGTCGCGGAGAAACCGAACTTGGACTTCATAGCAAAAGAAGGCTCATGCGGTTCCGCATTGACCGTGCCAAAAGGCTTTGAGCCGGGAAGCGATGTGGCAAATCTCACAATCCTTGGCGTTGACGTCAGAAAATACTACACGGGCAGGGGGCCTATCGAAGCTCTCGCAAGTGGTATCAAGGCAAATCTCGTTTTTCGATGTAATCTTGTTAGGGTAAGCGATGTGATGCTCGACTACGCTGGGGGAAGAATAACCGATGAAGAGGCTAAAAGGGTCATAGAGCACTTGAATTCGAACAAGAAGCACGACTTCGTTAAATTCTATCCCGGGAGAAGCTACAGAAACTTGCTTGCCATAAACAGGGATTTCGAAAATGATGTCAAAACTTACGCTCCGCACGATATTCAGGGTAAAAAGATCTCTGATTTCATGCCAAAAGGCGGAAAGCTTGCTGAACTTCTTTGCGAGCTCATGGAGTGGTCAAAAGAGGTTTTGCCAGCAGTGACGGATAAAGCGAACATGATCTGGTTATGGGGCGGTGGAAAGATCCCGAATTTTCCAAAGTTCAGTGCAAGCTTTGGGCTGAGGGGGGCAATGATCTCAGAAGTTGATCTGCTTAAGGGAATCGCCAATGGCTTGGGGTTCGAGTTTGTTGAAGTTGAGGGGCTTACAGGCTACATAGACACGAATTACAGGGGTTTGGTGAAGGCAACGCTTAAGTCGCTTGAAAAATTCGATTTCGTTGCCCTGCACACAGAAGGGATCGATGAGGTTAGCCACGAAGGGGATCTTGAGGGCAAAATTGAGGCTATAGAGATCTACGATGAGAAGATCGTTGGCAAGATTCTCGACAAAGCGGATCTTGATGAGCTAAAGATTCTTTTGCTTCCAGATCACCCTACGCCAATAGAGCTTAGAACGCATGTTGCCGAGAACGTCCCATTCGCAATTTATGGCTACGAAAAGGACGATGTTAAGACCTTCTCAGAGTTTGCCTGTGCAAAGGGAAGATATGGGAGCATAGATGGTTTAAAGTTGATGGATCTCTTTTTAAGACGTGAGAAAACGTGA